The Cystobacter ferrugineus genome includes a window with the following:
- a CDS encoding DUF6066 family protein has product MNRFILAAALLLPSLVLADADPRFARLRDQAEPLGSLSAFLDKYVGECSGLFAGMGCRDAAEAFRKQYEGKRLYMIVGEDVATMVRPGPYQPGSGNYVIEVTPAFPGGAYVLTHGAPGQLTANDQPLLPPLRVTGTTPPGWNATDFMRLFSSRQVRLQVIFAPQTLWGMERKQGSGKQYGVSARVEALLLTNARTGEPLGLWFADESAAKAKKK; this is encoded by the coding sequence ATGAATCGATTCATCCTGGCCGCCGCCCTGTTGCTGCCGTCACTCGTCCTGGCGGATGCGGATCCGCGCTTCGCCCGGCTGAGGGATCAGGCCGAGCCCCTGGGGAGCCTGTCGGCGTTCCTGGACAAGTACGTGGGGGAGTGCAGTGGCCTGTTCGCGGGCATGGGCTGCCGCGACGCCGCCGAGGCCTTCCGCAAGCAGTATGAGGGCAAACGGCTGTACATGATCGTCGGCGAGGACGTGGCGACGATGGTCCGCCCGGGCCCGTACCAGCCCGGCAGCGGCAACTACGTCATCGAGGTCACCCCCGCCTTCCCCGGAGGCGCCTACGTGCTCACCCACGGGGCGCCTGGCCAGCTCACGGCGAACGATCAGCCCCTGTTGCCGCCCCTGCGCGTCACCGGCACCACGCCGCCCGGGTGGAACGCCACCGACTTCATGCGCCTGTTCTCCTCGCGCCAGGTCCGGCTCCAGGTCATCTTCGCGCCGCAGACGCTCTGGGGGATGGAGCGCAAGCAGGGCAGCGGCAAGCAGTACGGCGTGTCGGCTCGCGTCGAGGCGCTGCTCTTGACGAACGCGCGCACCGGCGAGCCGCTCGGCCTCTGGTTCGCCGACGAGTCGGCCGCGAAGGCGAAGAAGAAGTAG
- a CDS encoding trypsin-like peptidase domain-containing protein: MTRAVNLRPSSPHASWTVLLVLMLAASVAGAQQGPLEPWLEARAREHAAWSQDTVRGQAGATGLWREWTSREPMLPGFVPPSSLAPLIRAVEAGVVNISATGANNPVMGAARSATGSGFLLTPEGLVVTNNHVVARGDVEASEIVVRLSDGREFLAEVVGRDASTDVALLRLLGRDVRGLPAVYLGDSDKLEVGDWVVAIGNPFGLDHSVSHGMISAKERVIGVGPFDDFIQTDALINPGNSGGPLFNMRGEVVGVNTAIISEGQGIGFAVPINMVKDLLPNLSRNGQLQRGWLGVVIDEQSQVGTRAAVVKQVYRNSPAAQAGIRAGDQLVGVNGKPVDSYQQLLRKVTMLAPQTQVKLTLLREGESQDVVVKLTARPAQEVLSALSSAGNLSDFGLVLRDVSPEVAAPLGLEPYAGVLVSGVVPRSAAARAGLQPGDVVTEVNRRKVKDVGAVKGALERGTGAAVLLRIQRGERQQYVALEP; the protein is encoded by the coding sequence ATGACCCGAGCCGTGAACCTCCGCCCTTCCTCGCCGCATGCCTCGTGGACCGTCTTGCTGGTGCTGATGCTCGCCGCGTCGGTGGCCGGTGCGCAGCAGGGACCCCTGGAGCCCTGGCTCGAGGCCCGGGCGCGCGAGCACGCCGCGTGGTCGCAGGACACGGTCCGTGGACAGGCGGGTGCAACAGGCCTGTGGCGCGAGTGGACCTCGCGCGAGCCGATGCTGCCCGGCTTCGTTCCCCCCAGCTCCCTGGCGCCGCTCATCCGGGCGGTGGAGGCGGGCGTGGTGAACATCAGCGCCACGGGGGCGAACAACCCGGTCATGGGCGCGGCGCGCTCGGCGACCGGCTCGGGCTTCCTCCTCACCCCGGAGGGCCTGGTGGTGACGAACAACCACGTGGTGGCGCGCGGGGACGTGGAGGCGAGTGAGATCGTGGTGCGCCTGTCGGACGGGCGGGAGTTCCTCGCCGAGGTGGTGGGGCGGGATGCGTCCACGGACGTGGCGCTCTTGCGGCTGCTGGGCCGGGACGTGCGGGGGCTGCCGGCGGTGTACCTGGGGGACTCGGACAAGCTGGAGGTGGGGGACTGGGTGGTGGCCATCGGCAACCCGTTCGGGTTGGATCACTCCGTGTCGCACGGGATGATCTCCGCCAAGGAGCGGGTGATCGGCGTGGGCCCCTTCGACGACTTCATCCAGACGGACGCCCTCATCAACCCGGGCAACTCGGGCGGGCCGCTGTTCAACATGCGCGGCGAGGTGGTGGGCGTGAACACGGCCATCATCAGCGAGGGGCAGGGCATTGGCTTCGCGGTGCCCATCAACATGGTGAAGGACTTGCTGCCCAACCTGAGCCGCAATGGCCAGTTGCAGCGCGGGTGGCTGGGCGTGGTGATCGACGAGCAGTCCCAGGTGGGCACCCGCGCCGCGGTCGTCAAACAGGTGTACCGCAACAGCCCGGCGGCGCAGGCGGGCATCCGCGCGGGGGATCAACTGGTGGGGGTGAACGGCAAGCCCGTGGACTCCTACCAGCAGCTTTTGCGCAAGGTGACCATGCTGGCGCCGCAGACCCAGGTGAAGCTCACACTCTTGCGCGAGGGCGAGTCGCAGGACGTGGTGGTGAAGCTGACCGCCCGCCCGGCACAGGAGGTGCTGTCGGCGCTGTCGAGCGCCGGCAACCTGAGCGACTTCGGCCTGGTGCTGCGCGATGTGTCCCCCGAGGTGGCGGCGCCCCTGGGCCTGGAGCCCTACGCGGGGGTGCTGGTGTCGGGGGTGGTGCCGCGCTCCGCGGCGGCCCGCGCGGGCCTGCAGCCCGGGGACGTGGTGACGGAGGTCAACCGCCGCAAGGTGAAGGACGTGGGGGCGGTGAAGGGCGCGCTGGAGCGGGGCACGGGCGCCGCCGTGCTGCTGCGCATCCAGCGCGGCGAGCGGCAACAGTACGTCGCGCTGGAGCCCTGA
- the ftsH gene encoding ATP-dependent zinc metalloprotease FtsH yields the protein MKPENTIPPGGSPRGKKQEKSPTPSPKGFRFGSPLGYILLLVLGFMLFRNVFQDAGVQRVTYSRFREALSEDKFSRVQLSPEWVKGYLKDGAAPAAEGPGQVGPGPLRSEPGALPWLAYRVQGDDELVPLLEEKGVQYEAVPQSNFSDVLWVWLVPLGLAFFFWSFMMRRMAGGIGQGPQSVMSFGKTRAKVQAEADTGVGFKDVAGVDEAVDELREIVEFLKTPEKFRRLGGRIPKGVLLVGPPGTGKTLLARAVAGEAGVPFFSLSGSEFVEMFVGVGAARVRDLFAQATSKAPCIIFIDELDAIGKSRNSGVAGGHDEREQTLNQLLAEMDGFDSRAGLIILAATNRPEILDSALMRPGRFDRQVLVDRPDKRGRERVLEIHSKGVKLGPDVDLKSIASRTPGFAGADLANVVNEAALLAARKNRDAVLKADFEEAIERVVAGLQKKNRRMNEREKEIVAHHEAGHTVVGWMLPHAERVTKVSIIPRGIAALGYTMSMPLEDRYLMSFDELRDKMAAMMGGRAAEEIFIGEVSTGASNDLKQATDVAKLMVRDYGMSSLGPVALGADQGPGFLRGAGLPETRTYSEQTARMVDEEIRKMVTEALDRARQVLTHHRDKVEALAARLLSTEVVDEDELRAILGPKAVAERGLLHPEARQVISAHPVSSDEPAPSGTQHAQGTLPDV from the coding sequence ATGAAGCCCGAGAACACGATACCGCCGGGTGGAAGCCCACGCGGCAAGAAGCAGGAAAAGTCACCGACTCCTTCTCCCAAGGGGTTCCGGTTCGGATCCCCGCTGGGCTACATCCTTCTGCTCGTTCTGGGCTTCATGCTCTTCCGCAACGTCTTCCAGGACGCGGGCGTGCAGCGGGTGACCTACAGCCGCTTCCGCGAGGCGCTCTCGGAAGACAAGTTCTCGCGCGTGCAGCTCTCGCCGGAGTGGGTGAAGGGCTACCTCAAGGACGGGGCCGCGCCCGCGGCGGAAGGCCCTGGACAGGTGGGCCCGGGACCGCTGCGCAGCGAGCCGGGCGCCCTGCCGTGGCTGGCCTACCGGGTCCAGGGGGACGACGAGCTCGTGCCGCTCCTGGAGGAGAAGGGCGTGCAGTACGAGGCGGTGCCCCAGTCGAATTTCTCCGACGTGCTGTGGGTGTGGCTGGTGCCGCTGGGCCTGGCCTTCTTCTTCTGGAGCTTCATGATGCGCCGCATGGCCGGGGGCATCGGCCAGGGGCCGCAGAGCGTCATGAGCTTTGGAAAGACGCGCGCCAAGGTGCAGGCCGAGGCCGACACGGGCGTGGGCTTCAAGGACGTGGCGGGCGTGGACGAGGCCGTCGACGAGCTGCGGGAGATCGTCGAGTTCCTCAAGACGCCGGAGAAGTTCCGCCGCCTGGGCGGGCGCATCCCCAAGGGCGTGCTCCTGGTGGGCCCTCCGGGCACGGGCAAGACGCTGCTGGCGCGCGCGGTGGCGGGTGAGGCCGGGGTGCCCTTCTTCAGCCTGTCCGGCTCCGAGTTCGTGGAGATGTTCGTCGGCGTGGGCGCCGCGCGGGTACGCGACCTGTTCGCCCAGGCCACGTCCAAGGCGCCGTGCATCATCTTCATCGACGAGCTGGACGCCATCGGCAAGAGCCGCAACTCGGGCGTGGCGGGTGGCCATGACGAGCGCGAGCAGACGCTCAACCAGCTGCTCGCCGAGATGGACGGCTTCGACAGCCGCGCGGGCCTCATCATCCTCGCGGCCACCAACCGACCGGAGATCCTCGACAGCGCGCTCATGCGTCCGGGCCGCTTCGACCGGCAGGTGCTGGTGGACCGGCCGGACAAGCGCGGCCGCGAGCGGGTGCTGGAGATCCACTCCAAGGGCGTGAAGCTGGGGCCGGACGTGGACCTCAAGTCCATCGCCTCGCGCACCCCGGGCTTCGCGGGAGCCGACCTGGCCAACGTGGTGAATGAAGCGGCGCTGCTCGCCGCGCGCAAGAACCGCGACGCCGTGCTCAAGGCGGACTTCGAGGAGGCCATCGAGCGCGTGGTGGCGGGCCTGCAGAAGAAGAACCGCCGGATGAACGAGCGCGAGAAGGAAATCGTCGCGCACCACGAGGCGGGCCACACGGTGGTGGGCTGGATGCTGCCCCACGCCGAGCGGGTGACGAAGGTGTCCATCATCCCCCGGGGCATCGCCGCGCTGGGCTACACCATGTCGATGCCGCTGGAGGACCGCTACCTCATGTCCTTCGACGAGCTGCGCGACAAGATGGCCGCGATGATGGGCGGACGCGCCGCCGAGGAGATCTTCATCGGCGAGGTGTCCACGGGCGCCTCCAACGACCTGAAGCAGGCCACCGATGTCGCCAAGCTCATGGTGCGCGACTACGGCATGAGCTCTCTGGGCCCGGTGGCCCTGGGCGCGGACCAGGGCCCGGGCTTCCTGCGCGGCGCGGGCCTGCCGGAGACGCGCACCTACTCCGAGCAGACGGCGCGCATGGTGGACGAGGAGATCCGCAAGATGGTCACCGAGGCGCTCGACCGGGCGCGCCAGGTGCTCACCCACCACCGGGACAAGGTGGAGGCGCTGGCGGCCCGGCTGCTGTCCACCGAGGTGGTGGACGAGGACGAGCTGCGCGCCATCCTCGGGCCCAAGGCCGTCGCCGAGCGGGGCCTGTTGCATCCCGAGGCCCGGCAGGTGATCTCCGCCCACCCGGTGAGCAGCGACGAGCCGGCACCCTCGGGCACCCAGCACGCCCAGGGCACGCTCCCGGACGTGTAG
- the grpE gene encoding nucleotide exchange factor GrpE → MNGNSRTDDRSQETQAQEPVVTSPEAAPDASAQPSQTAQPESPQAASEASAEVERLQAELASTRRRVDQLARAYQELEKDREEFKQRLSRERERMLDVERGKVATMLLEAVDELDLCLSMGGADASSGLAKGVKMIRDGLLGKLQQAGVERLQLVGQPYDPNTAEATDMEITPNPEEDQRVVAEARAGYRMKDRVIRPARVKVAKYVAPAKA, encoded by the coding sequence ATGAATGGCAATTCCCGGACAGACGACCGCTCCCAGGAGACGCAGGCGCAGGAGCCCGTCGTGACCTCACCCGAGGCGGCTCCCGACGCGTCCGCGCAACCCTCGCAGACCGCTCAGCCGGAATCCCCGCAGGCGGCCTCCGAGGCCTCGGCCGAGGTGGAGCGCCTCCAGGCGGAGCTGGCCTCGACCCGGCGCCGCGTGGACCAGTTGGCGCGCGCCTACCAGGAGCTGGAGAAGGATCGCGAGGAGTTCAAGCAGCGCCTGTCGCGTGAGCGCGAGCGGATGCTCGACGTGGAGCGGGGCAAGGTGGCCACCATGCTCCTGGAGGCGGTGGACGAGCTGGATCTCTGCCTGTCCATGGGCGGCGCCGACGCCTCTTCCGGTCTGGCCAAGGGCGTGAAGATGATCCGCGACGGGCTGCTCGGCAAGTTGCAGCAGGCGGGCGTCGAGCGGCTGCAGTTGGTGGGTCAGCCGTATGATCCCAACACGGCCGAGGCCACGGACATGGAGATCACCCCCAATCCCGAGGAGGATCAGCGGGTGGTGGCGGAGGCCCGGGCGGGCTACCGGATGAAGGACCGCGTCATCCGCCCGGCGCGGGTGAAGGTGGCCAAGTACGTGGCCCCCGCGAAGGCCTGA
- a CDS encoding (deoxy)nucleoside triphosphate pyrophosphohydrolase translates to MARRHIRVVGAMLQNAEGRYLITQRPPKATLPLLWEFPGGRVEEAESDEEALAREIREEMGVEVEVLEQALHTHHEYPSYDIDFRVYRCRLASPESEIKHLRVHDHCWVKLEDMSKYQFPDADAKTLAKLLGLEA, encoded by the coding sequence ATGGCTCGCCGTCACATCCGCGTCGTCGGCGCGATGCTGCAGAACGCCGAGGGGCGCTACCTCATCACCCAGCGTCCCCCCAAGGCGACGCTGCCGCTGTTGTGGGAGTTCCCCGGAGGTCGCGTCGAGGAGGCGGAGTCCGACGAGGAGGCGCTCGCCCGGGAGATCCGCGAGGAGATGGGCGTGGAAGTGGAGGTGCTGGAGCAGGCCCTGCACACCCACCACGAATATCCTTCCTATGACATCGACTTCCGGGTGTACCGCTGTCGGCTCGCCAGCCCCGAGTCGGAGATCAAACACCTGCGCGTGCATGATCACTGTTGGGTGAAGCTCGAGGACATGTCGAAGTACCAGTTCCCCGACGCGGACGCGAAGACGCTGGCCAAGCTGCTGGGTCTGGAAGCCTGA
- a CDS encoding PilZ domain-containing protein, with protein MAQVQVRERRAHLRFDKVFTIYLSTEGGLSRGIGRNISQQGLFVETREPLSLGERVKVTFAGEDGTEMTCLCEVRYQVALAYGRKDGREGNSRGVGLRIVAYEVQEDQPLLLVARERVMH; from the coding sequence TTGGCACAGGTTCAGGTCCGAGAGCGCCGCGCTCATCTGCGTTTCGACAAGGTCTTCACCATCTACCTCTCCACGGAGGGGGGGTTGAGCCGGGGGATTGGCCGCAACATCAGCCAGCAGGGCCTGTTCGTGGAGACGCGCGAGCCCCTGTCGTTGGGCGAGCGGGTGAAGGTGACGTTCGCGGGCGAGGACGGCACGGAGATGACGTGCCTGTGCGAGGTGCGCTACCAGGTGGCGCTGGCATACGGGCGCAAGGACGGGCGCGAGGGCAACAGCCGCGGCGTGGGTCTGCGCATCGTGGCCTATGAGGTCCAGGAGGATCAGCCCCTGCTGCTGGTGGCGCGCGAGCGCGTCATGCACTGA